One Xylanivirga thermophila DNA segment encodes these proteins:
- a CDS encoding MBL fold metallo-hydrolase: MIIFKDNAITVFQSVLYKTNSTIIKTDDVLLVVDPSWLPNEIIGMRHYVEDNRGKRDVYLIFTHSDYDHIIGYKAFKDIKTIASEEFISNPNKDIIIDQIKNFDDHYYITRDYEIAYPEINYSVREDGQRLNIGDTCLTFYKAPGHTKDSIFTVIDNLNLLIAGDYCSDIEFPFIYYSSTEYEKTLSKLNQIIGIHEVQTLIPGHGSILCDVNMMQDIQLRSSEYIKQLKFSIANGLDDDLENFVDTIPFPQSHKKSHKDNIKQILTEVMEKS, from the coding sequence ATGATTATTTTTAAAGATAATGCTATAACTGTTTTCCAAAGTGTTTTATACAAAACCAATTCAACAATTATAAAGACAGATGATGTATTATTGGTTGTAGATCCAAGCTGGTTACCAAATGAAATAATAGGTATGAGACATTATGTGGAAGACAACCGTGGAAAAAGGGATGTATATCTTATATTTACCCATTCAGATTATGATCATATTATAGGTTACAAGGCTTTTAAAGATATCAAAACAATAGCAAGTGAAGAGTTCATTTCCAACCCAAACAAGGATATAATAATAGATCAGATAAAAAACTTTGATGATCATTATTATATAACGCGAGATTATGAAATAGCTTATCCTGAAATTAATTATAGTGTTCGTGAAGATGGTCAAAGACTAAACATTGGGGATACCTGTCTGACATTCTATAAGGCGCCTGGCCATACGAAAGACAGTATTTTTACAGTGATAGATAACTTAAATTTACTGATAGCAGGTGATTATTGTAGTGATATAGAATTTCCTTTTATATATTACAGCAGTACCGAATATGAAAAGACGCTATCAAAATTAAATCAAATTATAGGTATTCATGAAGTACAGACGTTGATTCCAGGGCATGGTTCGATTTTATGTGATGTGAACATGATGCAAGATATTCAGCTAAGATCATCAGAATATATAAAGCAACTAAAGTTCTCTATAGCTAATGGTTTGGATGATGATCTGGAGAATTTTGTAGATACTATTCCATTTCCACAATCCCATAAGAAATCCCATAAAGATAATATAAAGCAAATATTGACTGAGGTAATGGAAAAATCTTAA